From the genome of Toxoplasma gondii ME49 chromosome XII, whole genome shotgun sequence:
TTCCTGAACCCTTGCACACAAGGACGCTTCTCCAGTCCTTTCGGCTGTTCAGTCGGTGCTCTGAGGAAAACGACAGGAGCCTGGGCGTGACCTCGGGGGAACTCTCTGCCACTCCAGCGCGTCCTTCGGAGAAAGACGCACCTCTAACGTCTACCTTTCGACACCTTACATGAGACACCGCCTCActtctcgctgctctgcTCGCAGCACCAATTTCCCCTCTTCCTAGCATTCTGTCTGCTGGAAAAAATTCACTCGCACACAGTTCTGTCGACAGTCTTCAGAAACTCGACACGGAAACTCCCCTCTCATAATTCTACTGAGATCAGAACTCAGTCGTTTCAAATCGACGTTCACGTGGGTCCTCCCGCAGATCGCTACGAAGCCTTTCTCGAATATAAGCCGCCCCCCCCTCGACTACTTCTGAAGGTGGAGCTCTCCTCTGAACGGAGCAACATACATCGTCCATAAGTACACAgacatataatatatatatatatatatatattggtgACAGACTGATttgcatacatacacaaaGATACACAGCTTCTTCACACACATGAAATTCCGAAAGCTACAGAGACACGTAAACACCTTGTACACCTGCCACTGCATATACTGACATCTTTCCCGTGGGGGCATGTTCAGGTATCCTGTGGGCGATCTGCGATGTATTTTTTTGCTGAGTCGCTGGAAATTCTTCATCTGAATCCTTCAGAAGTCCAAACAGAGGGGAAAGCCCTCGTTCGCAGCGTCTCCGAATctcagaaaaacgaggagacagtttTTTCTGGATTTTTCCATCCCTCCTGTTAACCCCTTTCCCCTCAAAGCACAACCGACACAGCGTCCGGTCTTCCTCGTCAAGATTTAAAACAAATTTAAGGCGAGTCCACTTCGATGGTCGGCTCGGCATTCTCCAAcagcggcttcttctccgacgCCTCAACTCTCGCTGtagcctcttcgtctctgtcttttgcgCCACCTTGAGAAGCAACAAAACATGCCTCAAAAAATCTCGCGGAGCcactcgagaaaaaagcaaacgtCACACatcttcgcgtctccctccgTCTCCACCTCCCCACTCAAAAAGATGGATTTCAGTGAATCTACACATcgatacacatatatgcgtatagagacacaaacatgcaaacagacagacaggcatacatatacatatatatatgcatatttatatatagacacatacatatatatatatatatacatgtatatttatTTTTGTGTTTGATACGCATCTACAGATGCATGTGAGGTATATTCACAGAAGCACATCTATGTGTATACGTATActcacatacacacacacacactcttACAGAGACGCCTGATTATACGCAACTATGCACCCATGACTGGTCCACGTGCTTGGGGCTTGGAAGgacgacacacacacacagagaaatcTTTGAAAACTGCACGGATTTCTCGCTCCAGAAAACATTTTTAGCCATGAGCCGCAACAGACACCCACATTCCTCCAGAGACGTGTCTCTTTCGAAGGATGCACAAGCAGAATGCAAACAAATGTCTCCTACAAGGGAGCACCGCCCTCTCAAAGAATTTCTTCACTCTTGCGACTGAAGCCACAGTTTTTTGacacaggaaaaggaaagaaacgacggTCCCGAAGACACCCGTTCCTCCGATATCGATCACTACAAGAAACACTGAAAACAGCTTCTATCCCTTTGCGGCCCGAGGGAAACACGTATTCATTTAAATCGATTTATATATTCATATTTTAATAtttatatttgtatatatacatatacatatatatatatatataaacaattcacatgtatttgtatatacgtataccGAGTCATGTCGACACAGATATTTCTGTGTGCACATATGTTTAAATAGCGAGCACATATATTTCTCTACACTCAGTGACTTACTACGCTCTGCTGTCGCGGTAGCAGCCTTGTCCTGTTCCTCTTGCAGTTCAAAGAAAGACTTCATTTCTGTTCCAGTGCCTCCCACGCGGACAACTGCGGTGACaagggaaaaacgagagTTTCAAGGGGAGATTGAAAGAAACACGAGATTCAGAGAATACAGGGAACCCCCAAATGTGGGCGCTTTTCTTCACTGTGCGACAGAGAACTCAAGAGTCCCAAGAGCCTTTCTTGAAGTCCGAGGACCCACGAAGCCGTCGCCATGATCTGCGTCGCGCTTCTCACTGTTGACGCCATGTTCTCGAATGTGAAGGACGCGTTGAGTTGCTGCACTTTCAGCCAGGctcaagacgaagaagagagaaagtaGAAAAATACCTCCAACAAGAGCACGAAGTTCACTGCGAACTACGTAGAAAAGATTCTTTCAGCATGGACAACCTTCACTGCAGGGAGGTGCCATTCACagtcctcgttctctcccgcgGTTTTTCGTGAGGCCCTGAGGGCATCTTCTACGCTTCCTTCCGCGCCACAACGCGCGGCcttcagagagaaacacacacaagAGCTGGAAAACGACTCTGGTTCCCAACAGGAGAAAATCGAACACAAGGACGTCCACAAGGAGAGACGGATAGCGAAAAGAGAGTCCTTACCCCAAATGTAGCTGAGGAGAACGACGCTGACGTAGGGCCTGAGGGAGAGCCGAAAGGCAAAAgtccagaaaagaaaagtgcAACACCACAACAGGAGACAGTCACACTCTCTTGTAGACTTTGCAAATGCTTTGCGTCGGAGAGATCTGCTTTCACAAGGAAGAAACACTGTACACAGCCGCATCTGAATGTGTCGCATCGACACCTACACAGATGGGTGTACCACcttctacatatatatatatatatatatagagagagagagagagagagaatgcaCATAtacgatatatatatatatatatatacacggatatatgatatatatatgacttACATATAGTAGGGTtcatccatatatatatatatatatatatagtatacAGACACATGGGACACATATATGtaacatatgtatatatatatatatatatataggtggGGAAGAGTTCACGTCTGGGTGTATTTTAGGAAAAGGAGGTCTTGAATTATAGTAGACagaatgcatgcgcgtcgaCTGTACGTACCCGATGATGGCAAGCCAGCCGTAGAGGGCGAAGACGACCAAGTAGGCGGACTGAGAAGGGAACAGAGAGTTCGAGTTCTCAAGTTTGACACACTCGTTTTACAAAGACTGGAAGACGCGAGACACGGAAAtgtgaagaggaaggagcaCCGTGAAGCAAGTGCTCCAGAGAGAGCCCTCAAAAGGCTTCGTTGAACTGCATTAATTGCATTTTCTCGTTAAGTTTCATAGGTACACCTCAGCCCTGCAGACCACCGAACAGACGACGCCGCAGTACTCTGAATCTGCTTGAACTGAGGAGTCCAGCGGAACGACCAGAAAACGttagaaagaagagagcgtgAGGCAGAGAGGTCTGGACGCgccgtttcgtcttctttctaaCTCCTGGAAAATCGGTGTTCCAAAGAAACTGGGAACGAGCAGCGCAGCCCGCGCTTACTTCCCCTGTGTGTGCAAGGCTACGGAGGACGCAAAAAGAACGAGACATCGAGAACATCGACACGGAGAAatagagaagaaaaggcaaggATGCAGAGGCAGCGGGAAAGCAGCTTGCGCCTGCATATCACGCGAAAGAGAGTTGTGTAAAGAACTCCATCCACCAGTGCGACAAGTCAAGTCTTGCGGACAAAGGGAGATATGGCCTACCGGGTAAAACCAGCCTATGTAGAGGGTGTTGACGACCGACATGGCGGCGATGAAGAGAATAAAGTCTATGGCGAAATGGACGACGTTGAAACCGAGGAACGTGTACAGAGCCCACGATTTCTTTGCCCATACGCCGTAAATTCCGACGGCTGCTCCTCCGAGGTCGACAAGTCCTGACAGCGTCAAAGACACAAGTTCACCTCTtgcgcttctttttcttccaagTGAAGAATGCACAGAAAATCAGTTGCATTGTCGTCGTTTCTTTGAAACTTTCCCTTCCGACGACCCCCTATGGACGCCGCctggctttctctcttcacgtGTGGACTTGGTTTGTCAGCGTTTCTGGAGCGAAGACACACTTGTCAACTTGCCTCTGAAGGTGTCAGTCCCCCCTCTGTCTCGATCTGTTGTCTTTGTTtgtcttttcgtctttgAACCTTGCGCGAGATTGGAGTCTTTCGAGTCGAAGAAACCCGTCCGACACTCGCTGCCTCACCTCGCATCACCGTGAGGCAAGTTCCTGCTCGCCACACTGTGCCGAAGGACGCCTGGAGGACTTCGTAGTAGTAGTCTGCAACGCTCTCTGTTCCTGCGTTGAACGCGATTTCCCTCAGCTTCTCGAGAATCGTGTCGACCATCTGGCGCGCGGACGTCAGGTACGAGCCCGCAACCAGctcgaacagagagacgagggtgACTGAACATACAAAGCGATAGAGACCTTGCCGCACGCATTTTCAGAAGAGCCTCCGCGGTCTCttgcagacagagagcaagagagcgagagagagagagaacaggagacaaCACACACAGCCAGGTCGGGGACGGCCGCGGCGCGACGAAAGCGGCCTTCAGAGCGACAGGAATCCCTCTTTCGACGCAGACTGCTGGCCTCTTCCCCAGTGTGAATGCATCTTGAACATGgacaagaagacacagagacgagaggtaAAAAAAGATAAACGAGGCGCGTCGACCTCCACAGGCTCCGCACCTCCAACGCTGAACTCTCTGCACATTCGCGGCGACTGACACTCGTTACGCAGATCCTTTTCTCGTGTCTTGAACATGGACATCCCTAGAGACCATTCCACTTTGCAGAAGAACTCCACGGCGCCGGATCTGATTTAAAACTCTTCCAGACTCGATAGACACCACTGGGGGAGATGGACGTGAGGAGGAGGCACAGCAAAGAATTACGTACTAGACAGTCTCTCTGGACGAGCCCCGTGGTGCCGCTTAAAGCATGAACAGGAAAGGCGCAGACTATCCGCCTTCACCTCGGCGGCACACCGCATCGCTTCACAAGAACgaacggaagaaaaaaggaaagcaaggaaagaggaggaacgagagggagaaggaaacataTCAGGCGAGACTTGCGCAGGACAAGGAACTGGAGAATCTGTAGCCCAAgctgcagaaaggagagaggggaagcgagCGGAACAAAGAAGGATTTGGAGAGAGTGCCGAAGAACGACCCGCcacgagggagacagagaggagaaagcgcgGCGGTGAAAGGGGCCGTTTCCTTCAGCATGCATCGAGACCAGGCGTGGAGAGGAGTTGTTTTCTTACAGATGGTCAGCCAGAAAATGGTGAACGTCCTCAAGGTCATGCACTTGCAGGCGCTTCTCTTGCCGCCGACGAAGCGGCTGAGGGGACCACACATGTTGGGCGAGGAGCAGAAAGCCGAATTCTTGGGGGAACGGACGAGAAGGACCTCGTCTGGTTGGAGTAGCAGACGGCGGCAGAAGCTGAAGGACTTCGGCAAGCGAAGCGGAACTGGGAGGCTCTGTGGAAGGAAAAACTCGAAAGAACCTCAGAGTCCttcgagagaggaggaaagtggaagaaacTTGGGGCTGTTCGCAAGAGAAGTGAATCCAGAAACTCGTTCACCGGCACACTGCGAGGAACTCGGCCAGCCACTGCGCCTGCGCGCCTCTCGAGGTAGCGAGCTCCCGCGAGACCCAGGAGAAACGTCGCTTCTGCGCAACTTTCAAGACTGTACAAACTCGCTTTCTCCAGGATCCGCCGGAGGCCAGGAAATCCACCAACTTGGAAGACTCTCGTTCCCTGAAAGATCGAAGCATTCACGAGCTCGCACTCGACGCTCCACCGGTTCCGCGCAAACTCGGCCACAAGGAGTGTGCCTCGAGCCTTGAATGTTCCCGAAAATCGCCTGGAGAAACCGAAAAAGCGCAAAGCGAAAAAGCCGGAAAATCCTCGCGCGCGAAACTGCCTCTCGCCCCCTGCTCGAGCCGAAATTGCACAAGCCCCTACTCGTCAGCTCGAACGAATGGGCTAGCTCACTGAGCGGCGCGCGTCCTCGCACTAGCGCGTTCGCAAAGTCGCCTCTCGAGGGCACAGCCCCGAGTGGCTTTTTTTGAGTCTGttgccgtctctgtctgtccgAGTTGGGGGTTCTCCGGAGGCTTTCTCCGCGGCATTTCCGCGAGAAGAGGGCAAGGTTTTTTCGCGAGGAAAGACTGTCGGAGCAGCGCCACCGCACGCAGCGAGAGGGCAGTTGCTGACTCTGCAGAACAAGAGATGTCTCGTTCTGGGTTTCTGCGGAAGTCGAGACTTCTGGAGGGAAACGCGCTGGCCGGAAGGCGCCGGCATATCTTTTGCATGCGAACTTTTTTGTGTGCAAGGCGCTGCGGTCTTCGACTCCGGCATCGAAATCAGTCCGAGAGTTGGAGGCAAAAAAGTCCGGGTCACTCCACAGTTTTaacaaagaagaggcgagtcAGGAACGCAGATTTCTGGACTTCTGCGTGTatctgttctttctcgacCTCCGAGAGTTTCGTGTGCAGAACTCGAGACTCGGCCATACAACAGGCATCGAGCGGCAGacctcccttttcttctcgtctgtcttctcgcgacCCTCTGTTCCCTTcagcagacgaaacagaagacgtGCATCTTTTCAGAGgcgggagaacgagaaacgatTCTGCAGCAAGAACAGCCCAAGAACGCGACTTCCCTGCGTCTCTGGTGGCCATGTTTTTTGAGTCAAACGCGCTGAGAAGCcttcctccgtctcgccTGTGACTGCTTTCCTGTCCGTCCAATCTCTGAGACGCtcggcagaagagaaagcggccCTCGCGCCTGAACATTATAATCCGGAGGCCTCGCGCTGTCCACTTGTCTCCGGCTTCCCTTTCCCTGAGGTCACCCTGTTCTCCGGTTGTCCgggggcgcatgcagcggcagACCCTGCGCGGTCAAGGCACCTCGTTTACCTCTCGGCTTTGTCAAGTTTGTGGTTTCTCGTTGCTCGGTGTTCGGCTGTTCGCCGCAGCAACGTTCACTCTCGAGATACGGCGACTCGCGCGTCTTTTCAGGTCCGGAACTcagcttttctcctttctcccgaAAACGCCTTCGAACTCCTCGCTGTCCACCTACGCGCCTCCAGGGAGTTcgcagtgtctgtacacctgaggcaaccgagaaagacgagagagtcACCTTCTCTGTTCCCCGTTTCTCCTTGCCGCATTCGAGAGACGAGAATACTTCCCATCCTTTGTCCGtgttctttccttgtctttttttgtcttttcttgtctttctgctttcggtgtttcctcttctggagTTTTCCAGCATTTCTgggtctcccttctcccctcAGCTCTCCCTACGCTCAACCTCTCGGCAGCGATGACGTCTTATTCTTTGTCGCCAGTGCAGGCCAATTTTGATGGTGGCTTTCTCGAAGACGACAGCGAAGCTTCGTTCCTCAACGAATACGCGGTCGCCGACGCAGACTTCCCTCTGGGTCGGCCCCGTGCGAACTTCCAGCCTCCAGAGAGCCATTTGCTGCCGACAACGAATCCACTTCGTTTGCCGGTCTTGAGCACTTCGCGAGAGGACGCGAACAAGTCGCctgcagcctctctctctgattTTGCGGCCGTCTGTCGAGGGTCTCAGAGAGGTCCTGGCGCGTCTGCGGTCGACGGCAATGCTGTGGGTCGGAAAGCGAGCAGCTGCTTCCTGAACGAAGATGACTGCTTTCTCCGAGAAGAAGCCACGCTGCTTCAAGGCAAAGCGAAAACAacgctctcgcctttctgtccCGTCGACGCTGGAGCACACAGGGCGCTTCCGGATCGCCTGGCGCCTGCCGAGGTCGTCACCGAGTTCGAGGCGTTTTCTGAGGCCgggcaagagagaagaaccgacGTCAAAATGCaggatctgcatgcgcgaggaggcgccgacggcggggcgcatgcagactctCAGCACTGCCTGGAACAACAGACGTTGCCGCGCGCGGAACGGACCGCTGCTCTCGGCGCTGTCGAGCCTGCGGGAGCGGAGAAGGCAATGCGGAGTGCAGCGccagggaggagagaagagaccggCGAAACGTCGGCGTCTTCGCGCCATAACGAGGAATTTGGGgacgtcttcttcggagaAGATGGACACCGAGGAGACGTCCAAGAAATCTCGAGGGGTCCGCAGACAAACCGCGACGACGCTGACCGCGGAcggagtgtatgtacactcgcCAGCCAAACGGGGGGGGGCGGCGGTGCGCGCAGGGAAACGCACTGTTCGCCTGGGCTGGATTTCGGCCTGCAACTTCCTCCGCAGCACTCCGAGAAGGAACGCGCGTCGAATGAAGAGGCctacgaagacgaagaagaggaaatcTGTCTCCAGCCTGGCCCACTGCTTTCCGCGAGACACGCCGGCCTCTCTCCCCAGCTGTCTcccaggtgtatgtacacccaAGGAGCCTTGCCGGCGGCGGCCGCGAGGTCCGCTGTCGAGCGAGTGCCTCCGTCGACTTCAAGCGGGCAAGGTCGACGAAAGCAGGAGGGGCGAGTCCAGGCTTttgaaaaaacagagggtgcctctgcagagacagaagcgtcTTTCGCTCCCCTCTTTTCCGTACCTGCGGACGCCTCCAACGTGAGCGCGAGAACTACATTGTTGGGTCGCTCTTCCTATGTCCACTTTGG
Proteins encoded in this window:
- a CDS encoding hypothetical protein (encoded by transcript TGME49_246460~Predicted trans-membrane domain (TMHMM2.0):478-501:507-530) is translated as MTSYSLSPVQANFDGGFLEDDSEASFLNEYAVADADFPLGRPRANFQPPESHLLPTTNPLRLPVLSTSREDANKSPAASLSDFAAVCRGSQRGPGASAVDGNAVGRKASSCFLNEDDCFLREEATLLQGKAKTTLSPFCPVDAGAHRALPDRLAPAEVVTEFEAFSEAGQERRTDVKMQDLHARGGADGGAHADSQHCLEQQTLPRAERTAALGAVEPAGAEKAMRSAAPGRREETGETSASSRHNEEFGDVFFGEDGHRGDVQEISRGPQTNRDDADRGRSVCTLASQTGGGGGARRETHCSPGLDFGLQLPPQHSEKERASNEEAYEDEEEEICLQPGPLLSARHAGLSPQLSPRCMYTQGALPAAAARSAVERVPPSTSSGQGRRKQEGRVQAFEKTEGASAETEASFAPLFSVPADASNVSARTTLLGRSSYVHFGKGSRYASPAQRHGEAPSLSLSAFSLVQWREALSIVANRLYYSRFTAYLYLFVFLLNAWVLLRCLTLSVVNVWVVAAEVFVTFMLLLEVSLRALVVGRAFFFKFENLFDVAVTVLCVALLCISDDLWGSLADRDRPPPEEVDDIFRQSLTAFRFSTQLLRMVTIALHQKRSQLPSDDVDFSYLEAQARAPHDDGL
- a CDS encoding hypothetical protein (encoded by transcript TGME49_246450~Signal peptide predicted by SignalP 2.0 HMM (probability 0.813) with cleavage site probability 0.657 at residue 43~Predicted trans-membrane domain (TMHMM2.0):20-43:93-115:127-150:164-187), coding for MCGPLSRFVGGKRSACKCMTLRTFTIFWLTIFTLVSLFELVAGSYLTSARQMVDTILEKLREIAFNAGTESVADYYYEVLQASFGTVWRAGTCLTVMRGLVDLGGAAVGIYGVWAKKSWALYTFLGFNVVHFAIDFILFIAAMSVVNTLYIGWFYPSAYLVVFALYGWLAIIGPYVSVVLLSYIWVVRVGGTGTEMKSFFELQEEQDKAATATAERSGAKDRDEEATARVEASEKKPLLENAEPTIEVDSP